One Palaemon carinicauda isolate YSFRI2023 chromosome 4, ASM3689809v2, whole genome shotgun sequence DNA segment encodes these proteins:
- the LOC137639228 gene encoding uncharacterized protein: MGGVPPSPGTPTMLLSRPNFHHHNHPPMDPYFTHTEDPTHHHVLADAHRGVVPAGRPTFHPPPLNWTPPSSLPESWGIVAPTGYRTEGFNGDVWTPNVPEVGVWTDVQLPHHNNTPMDPMRSHLAAQHQIHNYNNNNNNNNNHNFTCDIKLDSHGTDGETIFPFEDAFHPHDIFALDQPFRKKEELAPTPTPTIPEATAQKFLQCIDDIIGDCFLEEGGGGCGGGGGECEGEGITNNNNNNNDNNNCDSVGETGQRSPPATLLDLGSGALTHHPYTQVMSHPQTPTHTHPSTPNLSGSHPHTPTYSTPNPDPPPTISIANSAAILEDHRLQDNLVVSPTSHPLRHHHHHHPPHEGGNSPANFTLEGEGTGTSCQRFVFPSPASDYGNYAAIDPSATGTLPNYDITEGQTNGRLPAYEVTEASTNNTLTSYDVTDVSANGSLPSYDVTVYTSSFCVSPSQSQAFAAREGKTDNQLLPCHPMANCETSPPLS, from the coding sequence ATGGGAGGGGTTCCGCCCTCTCCTGGTACGCCCACGATGCTTCTTTCGCGCCCTAACTTCCACCATCATAACCATCCGCCCATGGATCCTTACTTCACCCACACCGAAGATCCCACCCATCACCACGTCCTAGCAGACGCCCACAGAGGTGTGGTGCCGGCCGGCAGACCCACTTTCCACCCACCCCCACTGAACTGGACGCCCCCCTCTTCCCTCCCGGAGAGTTGGGGCATAGTGGCGCCCACCGGATACCGAACGGAAGGCTTCAACGGAGATGTGTGGACGCCCAACGTTCCCGAAGTGGGCGTTTGGACGGACGTGCAGCTGCCTCATCACAATAACACGCCCATGGATCCAATGCGGTCGCACCTCGCGGCACAGCATCAGAttcataattacaacaacaacaataataataacaataaccacaaCTTTACGTGTGACATTAAATTGGACAGTCACGGTACAGATGGGGAGACGATATTCCCCTTCGAGGATGCTTTCCATCCCCACGACATCTTCGCCCTTGATCAGCCCTTCAGGAAAAAGGAGGAACTAGCGCCCACGCCTACGCCCACTATCCCCGAAGCAACGGCGCAGAAATTCCTGCAGTGCATAGATGACATCATTGGGGATTGCTTCCtggaggagggagggggaggatgtggaggaggaggaggagaatgtgaGGGGGAAGgaattactaataataacaataacaataacgacaacaacaactgcGACAGTGTAGGCGAGACGGGTCAAAGATCTCCACCCGCGACCCTACTCGACCTGGGCAGCGGAGCCCTGACGCACCACCCCTACACGCAGGTCATGTCACATCCGCAGACGCCCACCCATACGCATCCTTCCACCCCCAACCTCAGCGGCAGTCATCCTCACACCCCGACCTACTCCACCCCCAACCCCGACCCCCCACCGACGATCTCAATCGCCAACTCGGCCGCCATTTTGGAAGACCACCGACTGCAAGACAACCTGGTGGTGTCTCCAACATCTCACCCTCTccgtcaccatcaccatcaccatcctcCTCATGAGGGAGGGAATTCGCCCGCTAATTTCACCCTCGAAGGAGAGGGGACAGGGACATCCTGCCAAAGATTCGTGTTCCCCTCGCCCGCTAGTGATTATGGCAATTACGCCGCCATCGATCCCTCAGCCACTGGCACCTTACCTAACTATGACATCACCGAGGGCCAAACTAATGGCCGACTGCCGGCTTACGAGGTGACGGAAGCGTCGACCAATAACACCTTAACTTCTTATGACGTCACGGACGTTTCGGCCAATGGCAGTTTGCCGAGCTACGACGTCACAGTGTACACGTCATCGTTCTGCGTATCGCCGAGCCAATCGCAGGCGTTCGCGGCCCGCGAGGGGAAGACGGACAATCAACTGCTTCCCTGTCACCCAATGGCGAACTGCGAGACTTCGCCGCCACTCAGCTGA